One Deltaproteobacteria bacterium DNA segment encodes these proteins:
- a CDS encoding efflux RND transporter periplasmic adaptor subunit, producing MTLQRIVRIALVVGVLAGGFGIKAYLDATRPKPKQKPRTERGELVVVQPVERKNHPIHVEAQGRVVPARELSLQAEVSGRVRKFHENLVQGGRIPEGDVLLRIDPRDYQLAAEAQKAAVDRSRLELEVEKGRKTVAEREVKLLRGGTASELARREPQLRTAMNALVAAESGLERANLLVSKTTLRAPFNAIVLGESVEAGQLVGPGAPLARLAGTDHFWVQVSVPVSDLAWIAIPGINAAEGAGATARITQDVGDARIVRQGRVLRLAGDLDPAGQMARLLVEIDDPLGLERGDEELPPGESGLPMLLGAFVGVELDAGTLEQVVELPRAALRDGSAVYLVGADDELVTRKIDPIWKEEDKVYVKAGLEIGERLIVSRLPTAVPGMKLRVQGEPSAEAGEDDAPAATSSSDGGDAPKSAPRAPQGKAS from the coding sequence ATGACCCTCCAGAGAATCGTCCGCATCGCCCTCGTCGTCGGCGTCCTCGCCGGCGGCTTCGGAATCAAGGCCTACCTCGACGCCACCCGGCCCAAGCCCAAGCAGAAGCCCCGCACCGAGCGCGGCGAGCTGGTGGTGGTGCAGCCGGTGGAGCGCAAGAACCACCCGATCCACGTCGAGGCCCAGGGGCGGGTCGTCCCCGCCCGCGAGCTCTCGCTCCAGGCCGAGGTCTCCGGGAGGGTGCGCAAGTTTCACGAGAACCTCGTGCAGGGTGGCCGGATCCCCGAGGGCGACGTGCTCCTGCGCATCGACCCCCGCGACTACCAGCTGGCGGCCGAGGCCCAGAAGGCCGCGGTGGATCGCTCCCGCCTCGAGCTGGAGGTGGAGAAGGGCCGCAAGACGGTGGCCGAGCGCGAGGTGAAGCTCCTGCGGGGCGGCACCGCCTCCGAGCTCGCCCGCCGCGAGCCGCAGCTGCGCACGGCGATGAACGCCCTGGTGGCCGCCGAGAGCGGCCTCGAGCGCGCCAACCTCCTCGTCTCCAAGACCACGCTCCGGGCGCCCTTCAACGCCATCGTCCTGGGCGAGTCGGTGGAGGCCGGACAGCTGGTGGGGCCGGGCGCCCCCCTGGCCCGCCTCGCCGGCACCGACCACTTCTGGGTGCAGGTCTCGGTGCCCGTCTCCGACCTCGCCTGGATCGCCATCCCCGGCATCAACGCCGCCGAGGGCGCGGGCGCCACCGCCCGGATCACCCAGGACGTCGGCGACGCGCGCATCGTCCGCCAGGGGAGGGTGCTGCGCCTGGCCGGTGACCTCGACCCCGCCGGCCAGATGGCCCGCCTCCTCGTCGAGATCGACGATCCCCTCGGCCTGGAGCGGGGCGACGAGGAGCTGCCCCCGGGCGAGAGCGGGCTGCCGATGCTCCTGGGCGCCTTCGTCGGCGTGGAGCTCGACGCGGGCACCCTCGAGCAGGTCGTGGAGCTGCCCCGCGCCGCGCTGCGCGACGGCAGCGCCGTCTACCTCGTCGGCGCCGACGACGAGCTCGTCACCCGGAAGATCGACCCGATCTGGAAGGAAGAGGACAAGGTCTACGTGAAGGCTGGCCTCGAGATCGGCGAGCGCCTGATCGTCAGCCGCCTGCCGACGGCCGTCCCGGGCATGAAGCTGCGGGTGCAGGGCGAGCCCTCGGCCGAGGCCGGAGAGGACGACGCGCCGGCGGCGA
- a CDS encoding ABC transporter permease produces the protein MHKIIVLAWRNLFRNKRRTLITMSAIAFGLALLVVSSAMGDGGHNQMIRYGVANQAGHLVVQGEGFQKERKVEILVPDTAEVVATAKRLAPDAKVVQRVFFDGLLTSPRSAVGVAMVGVEAGPEAEVGDLDTKIVEGRYLTDEDSQGIIIGTLLAEALEVAPGDKVVLMTQQNGDIQNVLFRVTGLFKTGMAELDGFYAHVPLKKAQEAFSLGTEVNQVSLHLPDPDDTDALALRLREALASASISAEVLPWQEALPELYEFILLDDGGMYVLILIIAIVVAFGILNTVLMSVLERTHELGVMLSLGMTPWQVAAMILTEAVLLGLISIVVGSGVGGLMAWPLIVNGIDVSEMVAGQGAVGAAGVPMDMMLYGELSAVKVVVFARITFGLTLLAALYPTWKAARLHPVEAIHHH, from the coding sequence ATGCACAAGATCATCGTGCTCGCGTGGCGCAACCTCTTCCGCAACAAGCGCCGCACCCTCATCACCATGAGCGCCATCGCCTTCGGCCTGGCCCTGCTGGTGGTCTCCAGCGCCATGGGCGACGGCGGCCACAACCAGATGATCCGCTACGGGGTCGCCAACCAGGCCGGCCACCTGGTGGTGCAGGGCGAGGGCTTCCAGAAGGAGCGGAAGGTCGAGATCCTGGTGCCCGACACCGCCGAGGTGGTCGCCACCGCGAAGCGGCTCGCGCCGGACGCGAAGGTGGTGCAGCGGGTCTTCTTCGACGGCCTCCTCACCAGCCCCCGCTCGGCCGTCGGCGTCGCGATGGTCGGCGTCGAGGCCGGCCCCGAGGCCGAGGTGGGTGACCTCGACACCAAGATCGTCGAGGGCCGCTACCTCACCGACGAGGACAGCCAGGGGATCATCATCGGCACCCTCCTGGCCGAGGCCCTCGAGGTCGCGCCGGGCGACAAGGTCGTCCTGATGACCCAGCAGAACGGGGACATCCAGAACGTCCTCTTCCGGGTGACCGGCCTCTTCAAGACCGGCATGGCCGAGCTCGACGGCTTCTACGCCCACGTCCCCCTGAAGAAGGCCCAGGAGGCCTTCTCCCTGGGCACCGAGGTCAACCAGGTCTCCCTCCACCTGCCGGACCCCGACGACACCGACGCCCTCGCCCTCCGCCTGCGCGAGGCGCTGGCCTCCGCCTCGATCTCGGCGGAGGTCCTCCCCTGGCAGGAGGCCCTGCCCGAGCTCTACGAGTTCATCCTCCTCGACGACGGCGGGATGTACGTGCTGATCCTGATCATCGCCATCGTGGTGGCCTTCGGCATCCTCAACACGGTGTTGATGAGCGTGCTGGAGCGCACCCACGAGCTGGGGGTGATGCTCTCCCTGGGCATGACCCCCTGGCAGGTCGCCGCCATGATCCTCACCGAGGCCGTGCTGCTCGGGCTGATCTCGATCGTCGTCGGCTCAGGAGTAGGCGGGCTGATGGCCTGGCCCCTGATCGTCAACGGCATCGACGTCAGCGAGATGGTCGCCGGCCAGGGCGCGGTCGGCGCCGCCGGCGTCCCCATGGACATGATGCTCTACGGCGAGCTCTCGGCGGTGAAGGTCGTCGTCTTCGCCCGCATCACCTTCGGCCTCACCCTGCTGGCCGCCCTCTACCCCACGTGGAAGGCCGCGCGCCTCCACCCGGTCGAGGCCATCCACCACCACTGA
- a CDS encoding alkaline phosphatase family protein yields MKILIRTLALTLLTLPPLARAESLSAAKPVPEPARPKVLLIGLDGVSLNLLEPKAKAGLTPNLGRLLETGTRGHLRTIWPMRTPQVWTTAVTGKLPGQHGIWDHKSSTYFNPPEVRTEEKLVVTTADRKSKALWNILGEKGMKSLIVGWVPSWPAEAVEGSVIAAPIELMGDPRQTTIKGSFWRGEKGQIQPATLQKKLMSKIVEPGDLKPEELKAWADIPPEGHELYTTVPRLDRYAYAIEWSLARAKSVEAIALALAPEVRADLALVYFQCTDSMLHRFWIFQKSEADIRVRYDTHGIDPVSIPEMKRRFGGVVDACYRDIDARVGRVLEALAGPDTLVMIVSDHGFGNAPVPHKLKGEPFSGDHLDDGVLLVAGPGVPAGAAVKGAKIEDVTPTLLHYLGLPVGADMKGRVLEGIFEKTWRKAHPVQTIPSYEAAPQTEVLHPEGYPERNIPLKPASAQMPGVGQSAGE; encoded by the coding sequence ATGAAGATCCTGATCCGCACGCTCGCCCTGACGCTCCTCACCCTCCCGCCCCTGGCCCGGGCCGAGAGCCTCTCCGCGGCGAAGCCCGTCCCCGAGCCGGCGAGGCCGAAGGTGCTGCTCATCGGCCTCGACGGCGTGAGCCTCAACCTCCTGGAGCCCAAGGCGAAGGCCGGACTGACCCCCAACCTGGGGCGGCTCCTCGAGACCGGCACCCGCGGGCACCTGCGCACCATCTGGCCCATGCGCACCCCGCAGGTCTGGACCACCGCGGTCACCGGCAAGCTGCCGGGGCAGCACGGGATCTGGGACCACAAGTCGAGCACCTACTTCAACCCGCCGGAGGTGCGCACCGAGGAGAAGCTCGTCGTCACCACCGCCGATCGCAAGAGCAAGGCGCTCTGGAACATCCTGGGCGAGAAGGGGATGAAGAGCCTCATCGTCGGCTGGGTGCCCAGCTGGCCGGCGGAGGCGGTGGAGGGCAGCGTCATCGCCGCGCCCATCGAGCTGATGGGCGATCCCCGGCAGACCACGATCAAGGGCTCCTTCTGGCGGGGCGAGAAGGGGCAGATCCAGCCGGCGACCCTGCAGAAGAAGCTGATGTCGAAGATCGTCGAGCCCGGCGACCTGAAGCCCGAGGAGCTGAAGGCCTGGGCCGACATCCCGCCCGAGGGCCACGAGCTCTACACCACCGTCCCCCGCCTCGATCGCTACGCCTACGCCATCGAGTGGTCCCTGGCCCGGGCGAAGAGCGTGGAGGCCATCGCCCTGGCGCTGGCGCCCGAGGTGCGGGCGGACCTGGCCCTGGTCTACTTCCAGTGCACCGACTCCATGCTCCACCGCTTCTGGATCTTCCAGAAGAGCGAGGCCGACATCCGTGTGCGCTACGACACCCACGGCATCGATCCGGTGAGCATCCCCGAGATGAAGCGGCGCTTCGGCGGGGTGGTGGACGCCTGCTACCGGGACATCGACGCCCGGGTCGGCCGCGTGCTCGAGGCCCTCGCCGGCCCCGACACCCTGGTGATGATCGTCTCCGACCACGGCTTCGGGAACGCGCCGGTGCCCCACAAGCTCAAGGGCGAGCCCTTCAGCGGCGACCACCTCGACGACGGCGTGCTGCTGGTCGCCGGCCCGGGGGTCCCCGCCGGCGCCGCCGTGAAGGGCGCCAAGATCGAGGACGTGACCCCGACCCTGCTGCACTACCTCGGCCTGCCGGTCGGCGCGGACATGAAGGGCAGGGTCCTCGAGGGGATCTTCGAGAAGACCTGGCGAAAGGCCCACCCGGTGCAGACGATCCCCAGCTACGAGGCCGCGCCCCAGACCGAGGTGCTCCACCCCGAGGGCTACCCCGAGCGCAACATCCCCCTGAAGCCCGCCAGCGCCCAGATGCCCGGGGTCGGCCAGTCGGCGGGCGAGTGA
- a CDS encoding ABC transporter substrate-binding protein: MMKRLSAVTGVLFAALLVTGCPEKKADTPTTDTPADTADTPKAPELKAGPGVDLEKKVVRIGTLDDLSGPGAAIGKPYAQGKRLLAARINAGGSGLLPEGWTVELVERDHGYNPTNAIKAYKEIREEILFLGTTFGTPNTLPLMPHLEADKLVAFPASLSSKLAENKHTPPIGTPYKLEAERAMDWAVEQAGGADKVKAGIVYQQDDYGADGLAGWEASAARHGVEIVSKQAIAPGQKDFAATITGLKDAGATHVLLTTLPSATGPVLGTAAQLKYMPIWIGNTPSWVDIFFEDKPLPNAVMVNFHWVIGLPFWGEPSGGMTTFLEAFEKHGGENKRQDFYTLVSYLQGLVQIEALNRAIAAGDVTREGYLAALGTIEDFSGDGLTRPMNMKNFPYRTSDLSRVLKPDFEKKSWTVVSDFAAPGAAAPAAPADEEPADEAPAE; the protein is encoded by the coding sequence ATGATGAAGCGACTCTCTGCTGTCACCGGTGTGCTCTTCGCTGCCCTGCTCGTCACGGGCTGCCCCGAGAAGAAGGCCGACACCCCCACGACCGACACCCCCGCGGACACCGCGGACACGCCGAAGGCTCCGGAGCTGAAGGCCGGACCCGGCGTCGACCTCGAGAAGAAGGTCGTGCGCATCGGCACCCTCGACGACCTCTCGGGGCCGGGCGCCGCCATCGGCAAGCCCTACGCGCAGGGCAAGCGCCTGCTGGCCGCCCGGATCAACGCCGGCGGCTCGGGCCTCCTGCCCGAGGGCTGGACGGTCGAGCTGGTCGAGCGGGACCACGGCTACAACCCGACCAACGCCATCAAGGCCTACAAGGAGATCCGCGAGGAGATCCTCTTCCTCGGCACGACCTTCGGGACGCCGAACACCCTGCCCCTGATGCCGCACCTCGAGGCGGACAAGCTCGTGGCCTTCCCGGCCTCGCTCTCCTCGAAGCTCGCGGAGAACAAGCACACCCCGCCCATCGGCACCCCCTACAAGCTCGAGGCCGAGCGGGCCATGGACTGGGCCGTGGAGCAGGCTGGCGGCGCCGACAAGGTGAAGGCGGGCATCGTCTACCAGCAGGACGACTACGGCGCGGACGGCCTGGCCGGCTGGGAGGCCTCCGCCGCCCGCCACGGGGTCGAGATCGTCTCCAAGCAGGCCATCGCCCCGGGGCAGAAGGACTTCGCCGCGACGATCACCGGCCTGAAGGACGCGGGCGCCACCCACGTGCTGCTCACCACCCTGCCCTCGGCCACCGGCCCGGTGCTCGGCACCGCCGCGCAGCTCAAGTACATGCCGATCTGGATCGGCAACACCCCGAGCTGGGTCGACATCTTCTTCGAGGACAAGCCCCTGCCCAACGCGGTGATGGTGAACTTCCACTGGGTCATCGGCCTGCCCTTCTGGGGTGAGCCCTCCGGCGGGATGACGACCTTCCTCGAGGCCTTCGAGAAGCACGGCGGCGAGAACAAGCGCCAGGACTTCTACACCCTGGTCAGCTACCTGCAGGGGCTGGTCCAGATCGAGGCCCTGAACCGCGCCATCGCGGCCGGCGACGTCACCCGGGAGGGCTACCTCGCCGCCCTGGGCACCATCGAGGACTTCTCGGGCGACGGCCTGACCCGCCCGATGAACATGAAGAACTTCCCCTACCGGACCTCGGATCTCTCGCGGGTGCTCAAGCCCGACTTCGAGAAGAAGAGCTGGACGGTCGTCTCCGACTTCGCGGCGCCCGGCGCGGCGGCGCCCGCGGCGCCCGCCGACGAAGAGCCGGCCGACGAGGCCCCGGCGGAGTAG
- a CDS encoding ABC transporter ATP-binding protein, whose product MPLVETHDLKRTYTQGKLEVHALRGVDFSIEKGEFTALMGPSGSGKTTLLNLIGGLDAPSGGSVLVDGQDLSAMSSGERSRMRLNHLGFVFQAYNLIPVLSAKENTEFVLLLRGTPKAEREKRVLEILKAVGLEGMEDRRPNELSGGQQQRVAVARAIASEPALVLADEPTANLDSKTSDALIETMRELNEKHGVTFLFSTHDPKVMEHASRVVRLVDGQIEEDLRK is encoded by the coding sequence ATGCCACTCGTCGAGACCCACGACCTGAAGCGCACCTACACCCAGGGCAAGCTCGAGGTGCACGCCCTGCGGGGCGTCGACTTCTCCATCGAGAAGGGAGAGTTCACCGCCCTGATGGGCCCCTCCGGCTCGGGCAAGACCACCCTCCTGAACCTCATCGGCGGCCTCGACGCGCCGAGCGGCGGCAGCGTCCTGGTCGACGGCCAGGACCTCTCGGCCATGAGCTCGGGGGAGCGCTCGCGGATGCGCCTGAACCACCTGGGCTTCGTCTTCCAGGCCTACAACCTCATCCCCGTGCTCTCGGCCAAGGAGAACACCGAGTTCGTCCTGCTCCTGCGCGGCACGCCGAAGGCCGAGCGGGAGAAGCGGGTGCTGGAGATCCTGAAGGCCGTGGGCCTCGAGGGCATGGAGGATCGCCGCCCCAACGAGCTCTCCGGCGGGCAGCAGCAGCGGGTCGCCGTGGCCCGGGCCATCGCCAGCGAGCCGGCCCTGGTGCTGGCCGACGAGCCCACCGCCAACCTCGACTCGAAGACCTCCGACGCCCTCATCGAGACCATGCGCGAGCTCAACGAGAAGCACGGCGTGACCTTCCTCTTCTCCACCCACGACCCCAAGGTGATGGAGCACGCCTCGCGGGTGGTGCGGCTGGTGGACGGACAGATCGAGGAGGACCTGCGCAAGTGA
- a CDS encoding ABC transporter ATP-binding protein — MLTISNLEVVYHRVVLVLRGVSLEVPDGQCVALLGPNGAGKTTLLRAVTGLLPIHDGAVTKGSVRWQGQEIAGWSSERIVGSGIAQVMEGRRVFADLSVEDNLLSGAYGRKRRAEVRQDLEALYERFPVLRERRRQQAGYLSGGEQQMVAIGRARISRPRLLLLDEPSLGLAPKIVADVARLVREIVAEGVSVLLVEQNAALALELAGQGYILENGRVVHEGSSERLRADKDVQEFYLGLGEEAGSYRDVKLYRRRRRWLS; from the coding sequence CTGCTCACGATCTCCAACCTGGAGGTCGTCTACCACCGCGTCGTCCTGGTGCTTCGAGGCGTCAGCCTCGAGGTGCCGGACGGGCAGTGCGTGGCGCTCCTCGGCCCGAACGGCGCCGGCAAGACCACCTTGCTGCGCGCCGTCACGGGGCTGCTGCCCATCCACGACGGGGCGGTCACCAAGGGCTCCGTCCGCTGGCAGGGCCAGGAGATCGCCGGCTGGTCCTCGGAGCGGATCGTCGGCTCCGGCATCGCCCAGGTGATGGAGGGGCGGCGGGTCTTCGCCGACCTCTCGGTGGAGGACAACCTCCTCTCGGGCGCCTACGGCCGCAAGCGGCGCGCCGAGGTGCGGCAGGATCTCGAGGCGCTCTACGAGCGCTTCCCGGTCCTGCGTGAGCGCCGCCGGCAGCAGGCCGGCTACCTCTCCGGCGGCGAGCAGCAGATGGTGGCCATCGGGCGGGCGCGGATCTCGCGGCCCCGCCTGCTCCTCCTCGACGAGCCCTCCCTGGGCCTCGCCCCGAAGATCGTCGCCGACGTGGCGCGCCTGGTCCGGGAGATCGTCGCCGAGGGCGTCAGCGTGCTGCTGGTGGAGCAGAACGCCGCGCTCGCCCTCGAGCTCGCGGGCCAGGGCTACATCCTGGAGAACGGCCGGGTGGTCCACGAGGGCAGCAGCGAGCGCCTGCGCGCCGACAAGGACGTGCAGGAGTTCTACCTCGGGCTCGGAGAGGAGGCCGGCTCCTACCGCGACGTGAAGCTCTACCGCCGGCGGCGCAGGTGGCTCTCGTGA
- a CDS encoding MarR family transcriptional regulator, whose translation MAGTLDPQRLHQHRLAVAEAMGATFEPFGLPRAAGRILGWLTVCDPAEQSAADIGGALHLAPSTVSTMARTLLQAGFIERVPMPGDRKRFLRARPHGWLEAMYAEADAWRRLETPVGVLRDYLADHPGIARERLDEFHDFIGFFDREIPALIDRFLAERRSKNNEES comes from the coding sequence ATGGCCGGCACCCTCGATCCCCAGAGACTCCACCAGCACCGCCTGGCCGTGGCCGAGGCCATGGGCGCCACCTTCGAGCCCTTCGGGCTGCCCCGGGCCGCCGGCCGGATCCTCGGCTGGCTGACCGTCTGCGATCCGGCGGAGCAGAGCGCCGCGGACATCGGCGGCGCCCTCCACCTCGCCCCCTCCACCGTGAGCACCATGGCCCGCACCCTCCTGCAGGCCGGCTTCATCGAGCGGGTGCCGATGCCCGGGGACCGCAAGCGCTTCCTGCGGGCCCGTCCCCACGGCTGGCTCGAGGCGATGTACGCCGAGGCCGACGCCTGGCGCCGCCTCGAGACGCCGGTCGGGGTGCTGCGCGACTACCTCGCGGACCACCCCGGGATCGCCCGGGAGCGGCTCGACGAGTTCCACGACTTCATCGGCTTCTTCGATCGGGAGATCCCCGCCCTCATCGACCGCTTCCTGGCCGAGCGCCGCAGCAAGAACAACGAGGAGTCCTGA
- a CDS encoding TetR/AcrR family transcriptional regulator, with product MAPKVSEDYLEARREQILDAARTCFSRTGYHRTTVQDICKEAALSPGAVYRYFDSKESIFEGLAEWHLAAQSRAMGCIAGLDDLFTSVAAFANGMMAEAKESGAPRPGVMQVELAGEAMSNERIAATVRKMLTGVRSNLEGLVHTLQEKGKVDPTLDAQAVASVMMALFQGALFQSVIGIGFDPEAYLEVVRKLKLPAGAANPEEASS from the coding sequence ATGGCACCCAAGGTCAGCGAAGACTACCTCGAGGCCCGACGCGAGCAGATCCTCGACGCCGCCCGGACCTGCTTCAGCCGGACCGGCTACCACCGGACCACCGTGCAGGACATCTGCAAGGAGGCGGCGCTCTCCCCCGGCGCGGTCTACCGCTACTTCGACTCCAAGGAGTCGATCTTCGAGGGCCTCGCGGAGTGGCACCTCGCCGCCCAGAGCCGGGCGATGGGCTGCATCGCCGGCCTCGACGATCTCTTCACCTCGGTCGCGGCCTTCGCCAACGGGATGATGGCCGAGGCGAAGGAGAGCGGGGCGCCGCGGCCGGGGGTGATGCAGGTCGAGCTCGCCGGCGAGGCGATGAGCAACGAGCGCATCGCCGCGACCGTCCGCAAGATGCTCACCGGGGTCCGCTCCAACCTCGAGGGCCTGGTCCACACGCTCCAGGAGAAGGGGAAGGTCGATCCCACCCTCGACGCCCAGGCCGTGGCCTCGGTGATGATGGCGCTCTTCCAGGGGGCGCTCTTCCAGTCGGTGATCGGGATCGGCTTCGACCCCGAGGCCTACCTGGAGGTCGTCCGCAAGCTGAAGCTCCCCGCCGGCGCCGCGAACCCGGAGGAGGCCTCATCATGA
- a CDS encoding ABC transporter permease: protein MGALTKIAWRNLYRQGRRTIITATAMAVGSALCIAGVALTDGMYNDMFDSLVTASIGHVQVHHPDYPKQKSLYETMDQEAVLAKIDALGEESALRGAAPRAYGFSLLASKNKAGGARLQGILPSREKTVTEVHEEMVEGEYLPDVPEQGILLGDGLAKTLKVKLGDELVAVTQAADGSMGNELYRITGIFHTGNTMLDRGGALLHLADLQSLLAMEGKIHEVSLQATDRAHIDALTAALRSALPEDEHLVRDWRAVDPLMGQMLAMQDASVWILLALVFSVAGLGILNTMLMAVFERTKELGVMRALGMRPYRVVMLVLMETGLLGLLSAAIGAVGGALLTWKLVVDGLDLTSFMSGGVTSMGVTFEPVMYGDFRVDRIVLVSGFVIVVSLASAIWPAFRAARLDPVTAMREDG, encoded by the coding sequence ATGGGTGCCCTCACCAAGATCGCCTGGCGAAACCTCTACCGGCAGGGGCGCCGCACGATCATCACCGCCACCGCGATGGCGGTGGGGTCGGCGCTCTGCATCGCGGGGGTCGCCCTCACCGACGGGATGTACAACGACATGTTCGACTCGCTGGTGACGGCGAGCATCGGGCACGTCCAGGTGCACCACCCCGACTACCCCAAGCAGAAGTCGCTCTACGAGACGATGGATCAGGAGGCGGTGCTCGCGAAGATCGACGCCCTGGGCGAGGAGAGCGCCCTGCGCGGCGCCGCCCCCCGCGCCTACGGCTTCTCCCTGCTGGCCAGCAAGAACAAGGCCGGCGGCGCGCGGCTCCAGGGCATCCTCCCCTCGCGGGAGAAGACGGTGACCGAGGTCCACGAGGAGATGGTCGAGGGCGAGTACCTCCCGGACGTCCCCGAGCAGGGCATCCTCCTGGGCGACGGCCTGGCCAAGACCCTCAAGGTGAAGCTGGGCGACGAGCTGGTCGCCGTGACCCAGGCCGCCGACGGCTCGATGGGCAACGAGCTCTATCGCATCACCGGCATCTTCCACACCGGCAACACGATGCTCGATCGGGGCGGCGCGCTCCTCCACCTGGCCGACCTGCAGTCGCTGCTCGCGATGGAGGGGAAGATCCACGAGGTCTCCCTCCAGGCCACCGATCGCGCCCACATCGACGCGCTGACCGCCGCGCTGCGCTCCGCCCTCCCGGAGGACGAGCACCTGGTGCGGGACTGGCGTGCCGTCGATCCCCTCATGGGGCAGATGCTCGCGATGCAGGACGCCTCGGTGTGGATCCTGCTCGCCCTGGTCTTCTCGGTGGCGGGCCTCGGCATCCTCAACACCATGCTCATGGCCGTCTTCGAGCGGACCAAGGAGCTGGGCGTGATGCGGGCCCTGGGCATGCGCCCCTACCGGGTCGTGATGCTGGTGCTGATGGAGACCGGCCTGCTCGGCCTGCTCTCGGCGGCGATCGGGGCGGTGGGCGGCGCGCTGCTGACCTGGAAGCTGGTGGTCGACGGCCTCGACCTGACGAGCTTCATGTCCGGAGGCGTGACCTCCATGGGCGTCACCTTCGAGCCGGTCATGTACGGGGACTTCCGCGTCGATCGCATCGTGCTGGTCTCGGGCTTCGTGATCGTCGTCTCGCTGGCCTCGGCGATCTGGCCGGCCTTCCGGGCCGCCCGCCTCGATCCGGTGACCGCGATGAGGGAGGACGGCTAG
- a CDS encoding efflux transporter outer membrane subunit: MKNTRSLALLLLLPLASAGCALHKVETAPSPALPLPQAFDSATEGEPAPDRWWKAFGDPTLDALMEETLAGNLQLEQMWARLDQLEAIRRQAGAARFPAVQMDVGVSERRLQIPAFDPTNPTAGITYEARTQEAVSASISAAYELDYLRKNDYRARAGAHDAAAMRDSLEATAMTLTASLAESYFNLVMQRERIALLEAQLETNRTYLELLQLRFDSALASALDLHQQEQQVANTEGQLAAARGQAKVAGQQLAVLLGRVPTGYVPPETGALPEVGELPATGLPSDLLVRRPDVRAAQRGLVAADYRLGASIADRLPSIRLSASASLQTPSASGVPTSLEDFFSAPLFNLLAGLTQPLFQAGRLKAETDRNRAVVDEKAAAFAQTFVQAVFEVESAAVLERAQEEQIGHSEKALQAAQGALEDARVRYEQGLIDTYLPVLTALTGNQLTEQALLASRRQRLSYRIQLYRALGGSWTAALDRPVREEAAAAAKSENVPSHKEG; encoded by the coding sequence ATGAAGAACACCCGCTCGCTCGCCCTCCTGCTCCTCTTGCCCCTCGCCTCGGCCGGCTGCGCCCTGCACAAGGTCGAGACCGCCCCGTCGCCGGCGCTGCCTCTCCCGCAGGCCTTCGATTCGGCCACCGAGGGAGAGCCCGCCCCGGACCGCTGGTGGAAGGCCTTCGGCGATCCCACCCTCGACGCCCTCATGGAGGAGACCCTGGCGGGCAACCTCCAGCTCGAGCAGATGTGGGCGCGCCTCGATCAGCTCGAGGCCATCCGCCGCCAGGCCGGCGCCGCCCGCTTCCCGGCGGTGCAGATGGACGTCGGGGTGAGCGAGCGCCGCCTGCAGATCCCGGCCTTCGACCCCACGAACCCGACCGCCGGCATCACCTACGAGGCCCGGACCCAGGAGGCCGTCTCGGCCTCGATCTCCGCGGCCTACGAGCTCGACTACCTGCGCAAGAACGACTACCGCGCGCGGGCCGGCGCGCACGACGCCGCGGCGATGCGGGACAGCCTCGAGGCCACGGCGATGACCCTCACCGCCAGCCTGGCCGAGAGCTACTTCAACCTGGTGATGCAGCGCGAGCGCATCGCCCTGCTCGAGGCGCAGCTCGAGACCAACCGCACCTACCTCGAGCTCTTGCAGCTGCGCTTCGACTCGGCCCTGGCCTCGGCCCTCGACCTCCACCAGCAGGAGCAGCAGGTGGCGAACACCGAGGGGCAGCTCGCCGCGGCCCGGGGACAGGCGAAGGTCGCCGGCCAGCAGCTCGCGGTCCTCCTCGGCAGGGTCCCCACCGGCTACGTGCCGCCCGAGACCGGTGCGCTGCCCGAGGTCGGGGAGCTGCCCGCCACCGGTCTGCCCTCCGACCTGCTGGTGCGCCGCCCCGACGTGCGCGCCGCGCAGCGCGGGCTGGTCGCCGCCGACTACCGCCTCGGCGCCTCGATCGCCGACCGCCTCCCCTCGATCCGCCTCTCGGCCTCGGCTAGCCTCCAGACCCCGAGCGCCAGCGGCGTGCCGACCAGCCTCGAGGACTTCTTCTCCGCGCCCCTCTTCAACCTCCTGGCCGGGCTCACCCAGCCCCTCTTCCAGGCCGGGCGCCTGAAGGCCGAGACCGATCGCAACCGCGCGGTGGTCGACGAGAAGGCCGCGGCCTTCGCCCAGACCTTCGTCCAGGCCGTCTTCGAGGTGGAGAGCGCCGCGGTCCTCGAGCGCGCGCAGGAGGAGCAGATCGGCCACTCCGAGAAGGCCCTCCAGGCGGCGCAGGGGGCCCTGGAGGACGCGCGCGTGCGCTACGAGCAGGGGCTGATCGACACCTACCTGCCGGTGCTCACCGCGCTGACCGGTAACCAGCTCACCGAGCAGGCGCTCCTGGCCTCGCGCCGCCAGCGCCTCTCCTATCGCATCCAGCTCTACCGGGCCCTCGGCGGCTCCTGGACCGCGGCCCTCGACCGGCCCGTCCGGGAGGAGGCCGCCGCGGCCGCGAAGAGCGAGAACGTCCCGAGTCACAAGGAAGGCTAG